A window of the Gossypium hirsutum isolate 1008001.06 chromosome A03, Gossypium_hirsutum_v2.1, whole genome shotgun sequence genome harbors these coding sequences:
- the LOC121223514 gene encoding transcription factor MYBS3 yields MTRRCSHCSHNGHNARTCPNRGVKLFGVRLTEGLIRKSASMGNLSQYSGLNSGMYNGNGSGEPGYGPDHADGYASEDFVPGSSSSNRERKRGVPWTEEEHRMFLLGLQKLGKGDWRGISRNYVISRTPTQVASHAQKYFIRQSNVSRRKRRSSLFDIVADESSDIPMVSHDSFSENPAEAETQSNDHLPIPPALDEEDETMDTDKSNDGENIHIPPKPETSQQPHYPALYPAYFPPFFPFSLTYWMGYKTEPTKENTHEVVKPMAVHSKIPINVDELVGMSKLSLGESIGGNGPSSVSLKLDGSSRQSAFHANPVPGNSRMNSSGSPIHAI; encoded by the exons ATGACTCGTCGCTGCTCGCATTGTAGCCACAACGGGCATAACGCTCGGACATGCCCGAACCGAGGGGTTAAGCTGTTCGGAGTCCGGTTAACTGAAGGGTTGATCCGGAAGAGTGCCAGTATGGGGAATTTAAGTCAATATTCCGGGTTGAATTCTGGGATGTATAATGGGAATGGGTCGGGTGAACCCGGTTATGGTCCGGATCATGCAGACGGTTATGCTTCTGAGGATTTTGTACCCGGGTCGTCGTCTTCCAATCGTGAAAGGAAAAGAg GTGTTCCTTGGACGGAAGAAGAGCATCGGATGTTTCTACTTGGATTGCAGAAGCTTGGAAAAGGTGATTGGCGTGGAATATCGCGCAATTATGTTATTTCGAGGACTCCTACTCAAGTAGCTAGCCATGCTCAGAAATATTTCATCCGACAATCGAATGTTTCTAGGAGAAAAAGACGATCCAGCCTCTTTGATATTGTAGCTGATGAA TCGAGCGACATTCCGATGGTATCACATGATTCATTCTCAGAAAACCCTGCGGAAGCGGAAACACAGAGCAACGACCATTTGCCTATTCCTCCTGCATTGGACGAAGAAGACGAAACAATGGATACCGACAAATCAAATGATGGTGAGAACATTCACATTCCTCCGAAACCAGAGACCTCACAACAACCTCATTACCCGGCACTATATCCTGCGTACTTCCCACCATTTTTTCCGTTCTCACTTACGTATTGGATGGGTTACAAGACCGAACCAACCAAGGAAAACACACATGAAGTGGTTAAGCCAATGGCTGTACATTCTAAGATCCCGATCAATGTTGATGAACTGGTCGGCATGTCTAAATTGAGTTTGGGAGAATCAATTGGTGGTAATGGCCCTTCTTCCGTTTCGTTAAAACTTGACGGTTCGTCGAGGCAATCTGCATTCCATGCCAATCCTGTTCCGGGTAATTCGAGAATGAATTCGAGTGGGAGCCCAATCCATGCAATTTAA